A segment of the Cinclus cinclus chromosome 3, bCinCin1.1, whole genome shotgun sequence genome:
AGGGTAAGGAATTAGTGTAGTTGAAGAAACATGGATCACAGAAGGCGATTCAGAGATCCTGTTGGAGCTCAGGGGGAGTACATtgcattttttccctatttattGTATATTCCAAGGtataacaacaaaaatatcctCAATGGTAGTTTAATGTGAATGTTCATATAATCAATGAATAGATTGAGAGAGTACAATAGAGAGCTTTCATGTGTGAATAATGCTAGCCTAGGGGAGAAATTACTTGAAAAGTAATGAAAGCAGTGACAATTACCTGTTCACAGAGTTTTACTTCACTAATGTCAGATTATGCATGGCCACAGTACTCAGCCACCTGGTAGGGACCATACACAAATGGCTTCTGAAGCAGTGGCATTTTGGCCTTTCCTTTTTGTCCTCTGTCAGTAATGAATCTTCAGCACTGCTTTAGCTATCCAGTGTCTTAATTGTGTCATGCTTTGATTTAAACCTCAAGCTATGCTACATAAGGTTCAGGTTGGACGtcagaaggaatttcttcacagaaaggttGTTAAAGGCTGGAAtaggctgtccagggaggtgctggagtcactgtccctgcaggcaTTTGAGAAATGACTGAATGTGGAACTTGGTGCAGTGGTCTActtgacaaggtggtgttaaGTCATGGGTTGGGCTTGATGGtcttagagatcttttccaacccaagtgattctgtgattctaaaatAACTGTAACCTTTATGATACTCAAGATGGGATTTTTGTTGTGTTGTGTGTAAAAGAAACTAGTCTGAAGATAATAAATTTTACATTGGCTTACAAGGACAAAAATCTaatctttgtttcttttgttgcaTCCTAGGAGGCTTTTCGATGGGAGGTGGAATGGCAATGCATTTGGCATATAGGTTTCATCAGGATCTGGCAGGAGTCTTTGCCTTGTCTAGTTTTCTCAATAAAGACTCTGCTGTTTACCAGGTGAGTGTGTAGTAGATATTATAGAAAACCTGCTTAGATACATGGAAAACATGGTGATTCAAATTCAATATACGTGTTTATACATCCAAGGCACTTGATTAATAGTCTAAACTTATGCCATTTCTGGGAAATAGATAATCAGAATATTAGGAAAGCAAGGCTTTAAAGCTGGctttaaataatgttttattatGCTTTCTTGCACAGACAGTGCAATATTGAAGTGTAGAAGGAGATTAACAAATGAAATGCTTTAGTAATTGTCCTTAATTATTAAAGACTGTGTAAGTATAACTATTCTTTGAAAATGTGTGATTCGTTATAATACTCATGAGATCCATTTGCTGTCAtgaatgttttctgtttatgtTATTTGGAGAGGGGTATGGATGTTACAGGAAACCCTATCATTTGTCAAGAGTTATTGTACTGGAATTCGAAGGGCAgttttttccagtatttcctTGTTTACTTCTATGAAGATAGTCCAATATGACCCTTAAAATGTAGATCAGTAAGTGCAGAAAGTTGTCACCATGTAATtgtaaatattctttaaaaatttttggCAGTATGTCTGACAGTGTCTCCTTTACATCTAggctttgaaaagaaatgaaagtgcTCTTCCAGAATTATTTCAGTGCCATGGAACTGCTGATGAACTAGTTCTGTACTCAtggggagaagagaccaacaaGATGTTAAAGTCTCTGGGAGTATCAGCATCACTTCATACTTTTCCAAACCTCAATCATGAGCTGAACAgaactgaaatagaaaaattaaaatcctggATTGTAAAGAAATTGCCTGTTGAAGCACCAAAGGCAAATGAATAAACAAAGATCCAGCCTCATACTTTCtgatttttcataattttaaaatcatgtgTGGAATATATATGGGTGTCCCATATCCCTTATCTAAGCACAGCTTCAGGCAGACACCTTTATTTTCCATAAAGTTCACGTAAGTGGTGAAAGAATGGTGCTGACCATTAAACCTCAGTTTATTATatgggtttctttttcttctttcttgtccAGTTTTAAAGCATGCATCAGTCTACAAAAAATAGTGACTGATCATATTAAAACGATTCCTAAATAATCAATATTCAGGGAGCATTGCTGTAAATCTCCTAGgtaatttatttttggggggtgggggattAGGGCAGGGAGTTTTTCTAAGATGGAAAAGTATACAGTGTCATGGTTGTTCCTAATggcattacagaaaaaaacgtccagttattaaaataatgcagtttTACTTGTAGAAATGCATCCATCTGTTCAAGTTAGTTTAGTGAGAGGAACTGTATTGGCTTTAGTTGGATTCTCAGCATGTGGAAACGAAATTGCAAAAGCAATCAAAAATGCaattgaaaatgcaaatttgcATGCAACTCTCAAAGCAGAGCTGTAtgtcacctgaaaaaaaaaatcagatttgtgTTACATTTTAGAAAGTCCTAAGTAGCTGTGTCTAACTATACTAGAGACACTTGTTATTGCCCTTTCTCATTGTTTTGTTACTCAGAGATCTAGCTTTGTGTGAGTTTATTGAGCCCTCTGTGGTTTGCAATGTAgattatacaaaaaaaaaaatggagtacCATCATGATTGCTAAGATCTATCCTGTTTTTAAAGAAGTCATTCTTTGGGCCCTGTTCCTGTAGAAACTTATTTTTGCCAAGAGTTTTCTTTTGGCCTGCAAGaccacattttaaattaaaagatgaGGATACTTGACTCCTCTGTGAATATTTAAAAGTTGTAAATAAGGATTGTGATATAAAGAAAACTTGTATCCCATTATTTTAATGGTGGATGATTTGTCTCTCTGTCAGTTTGATAAATTAACTCAGAGTATAAATATCTATCCTtacataaatgtttttttttttatttctcccccCTCTGCCCCATTTTCTACTCCCcaattttagtaatttttttagcATGACACGCTCTTCAGCCTTTTGCCAAAGCCAATAGATCCAAGTCTCTTGCTTaatcctctccttttcccatttttgagGAGTGGATCTGGGACACTGTTGTTTCTGCTCTGTCACAGCAGATTGCTGCCAGTACTGACTATGACTCCAGAAATATCAGCCAGCTCCCAGGGACTAAGTTTTGTTCAAATCTTCATGCCCTGAGACCTCAGCCAGCTTTTACCTATCTTGAAGAGTaagcaagaggaaaagaatGTCACTGTTCAAGTACAAGGCATGTAATTGGCAGTAGCAAGTAACAACTTCCTGCTGCTAAAAATACTTTGCTGTATTTCATTTTCCTAGCATTAGCAAGTCAGCAGTCTGttctgaaaaacagcattttaaatggCACATGAAAACTCAGCTGTTTGAAACAGAGTGAACAGCAGTTTTTCCTGGTGCCCTAGGCTTCCTAATTACTGCAAATTAAATTGAAACAGGTGTgctcagaggcagctgagctAACATTGCCTTGGCCCAACTCTAATTGCAATCCTTGACAAGTGAAGTAGCAGCATTTTAGGGATAATGCATCACTTTTGCCCCAATTTATGTTCTTCCTGAGCTCCTATCAGGAGGCTCTTTGAACCACTAATGCAAGGTGGCAATTCATTTTGGTGACAAGTGCATTCACATGGGAAAGTGGCAGGTTTCTGGCAAGGTGGCTTTTTACAGGGTCAGAAAATAGCACAAAACAGTTGAAGCAGTATCATAAAGGGAATAGAAAATATCACCAAGCCAAACCCAGCTCTTTTGATTGTTTTAGCAGTGTCAGTAGTTGCAAATACAGTGGATACAGGGTTTGGCTTAGTTCCCTTGATATAGGTTGAGAAGCAATTACAAATGTCATGACATCCTTAGAAAACAGTAAGTCCCCAGTTTGCAtctattttcttacattttggCTTGTGAGTGAAATGCCAACTAATTAGGAGATGCACTGTGACATAAGACTGGAAATCCATTAGGTATATGCTGTAACAGAGTCCCAAATCTGAGGTTTTGAGGTTGCTCTTGGGATATTGGAGAACTCAATAGTTTTCATTCAGTCTGCAGGAAGTGAGGACAGTGGGACTTGCCTGTCCTTTTAGGCTGAGGGTGGTATGGCTTTATGTCCCACATGGTGCCAAGCTCATACTGGACAAACAGATTAAAGTTTAGCCCAGAAAATTTTGGGTTGCTGGTTGGTATTGAGAAGCAGCCAGAGGCAATATTAGTCCTCGAAGACAGTGAGCCTGCTCTTAGATCTCTGGTCAAATGAAAACTTTAATAGTAAAAATTAGGCCAAATGCTTGACAGTATGTTTCAGAAATGATTCAGACAGCTTTTTGACCGACTGGCCTCTTTTTTTAACCTGGCCCTTTCTTACTACACttaaaaaacttaatttttaatttgatacTGGAAATAGGGTAAGGGTTTCTTTGACAAAAGGGCATCTCTTCAATGCTTATGGCACTACAGCTCCAGGACTTGCCTGTTGATTTCTGGGTAGAGTTTAAAGTGCTTCTTAGACTCTTTAAGAATCAAAAAGACTTCCCTTGTGACTAAATGGTTGCCTGAGGTTGGGACAGACTTCCTGTACCAGGTGCCAGGGCATACAGAGCCCTGAACTGGTATGTCTTAATCTGAATTTAGATTCAACTTAAGAGATTGATACAGAATGCAACCTTTCTGGTTCATCCCTAATGTTTCACTACTGATCATACAAAAATGTTAAGGCAAAAGATGCCCTTCGCTTTTGGGAGGAATCAACTTGAggtgctttcctttttttttttttttttttccccccttttgtGTATGAGCTTTGTCCTGTTTCTGTCCTGTTTAAAGATACAGTCCTGAGTAGCATTTTGAGGAAGAGATTGCAAAGTTTAAGTGCCAAGCCTGGATCTGTACCACTTGAGCTGGTTGGCAATGCTGGTTTGTGTTCTTACTGTAACTCTTTTGGggtacttttttctttcaaagttaGGTAAGAGTTTGGCTTTAAAGTATAAACTTTTAATACCATTTTAAAGTCTAACTGGAATAACTGATACTGTTTTCATGGGGCTTGGTACTCTTTTggtgaaatgcaaaattcactAGGCAAAAGAAgacttttaataaaataataaaattttaataatctttatttttaataaaatctttaaaatctttAACTCTTGGGCTCAGTTAGTGTATTCCATAGTGCTTCGGAAGCAAAGCCCTAGTGTTggaccttttttctttctacttttctGACACTACACATTTGTATTTCAGATGTTTGAAATTTGTGAGTAGATCATTGCTGTGAATGTGGGTGCCCTCTGAGTAATTCATGTAATTGTACAGATATATGAAGCCGgagaaaaaatatgaataagGCAGAAATTGGCTGAACAATATGGGAAGCCAGAAGTCATTGGTAACATAATTTTGACATTAAAGCAAGAAATTCTCTACTTAAGTTAATCTCTTCTCATGTTAGa
Coding sequences within it:
- the LYPLAL1 gene encoding lysophospholipase-like protein 1 isoform X3, with the translated sequence MAAPGALQRSVVSPAGRHTASLIFLHGSGDTGQGARAWIKLILNQDMAFQHIKVIYPTAPARYKICNDCPEHIESIDSMCQGLTDLINDEVKNGIAKNRILIGGFSMGGGMAMHLAYRFHQDLAGVFALSSFLNKDSAVYQALKRNESALPELFQCHGTADELVLYSWGEETNKMLKSLGVSASLHTFPNLNHELNRTEIEKLKSWIVKKLPVEAPKANE
- the LYPLAL1 gene encoding lysophospholipase-like protein 1 isoform X2; the protein is MAAPGALQRSVVSPAGRHTASLIFLHGSGDTGQGARAWIKLILNQDMAFQHIKVIYPTAPARYHLIYSFSNVWFDRYKICNDCPEHIESIDSMCQGLTDLINDEVKNGIAKNRILIGGFSMGGGMAMHLAYRFHQDLAGVFALSSFLNKDSAVYQALKRNESALPELFQCHGTADELVLYSWGEETNKMLKSLGVSASLHTFPNLNHELNRTEIEKLKSWIVKKLPVEAPKANE
- the LYPLAL1 gene encoding lysophospholipase-like protein 1 isoform X1, which produces MAAPGALQRSVVSPAGRHTASLIFLHGSGDTGQGARAWIKLILNQDMAFQHIKVIYPTAPARPYTPMKGAFSNVWFDRYKICNDCPEHIESIDSMCQGLTDLINDEVKNGIAKNRILIGGFSMGGGMAMHLAYRFHQDLAGVFALSSFLNKDSAVYQALKRNESALPELFQCHGTADELVLYSWGEETNKMLKSLGVSASLHTFPNLNHELNRTEIEKLKSWIVKKLPVEAPKANE